A section of the Bacillus pumilus genome encodes:
- the rpmG gene encoding 50S ribosomal protein L33, with amino-acid sequence MRVKITLACTETGDRNYITTKNKRTNPDRLELKKYSPRLKKYTLHRETK; translated from the coding sequence ATGCGTGTGAAAATTACCTTAGCCTGTACGGAAACTGGTGACAGAAACTATATCACAACAAAGAATAAAAGAACGAATCCGGATCGACTGGAGTTAAAAAAATATTCTCCTCGGTTAAAGAAATATACCCTTCATAGAGAAACAAAATAA
- a CDS encoding MauE/DoxX family redox-associated membrane protein gives MSAFYFIGVYLLGIVFAGAWIDKVRKQTAHIQQMNAYRLLPPTLTAPVFYLFLTVELACTSLLFVWNMSLVPAIGLTALLCIYTGAVTFNLLRGHRNISCGCGGLLENDHLHWGIVIRNVLMLALVIGLFYVHPHVETIPWTFHIICFLIAVAVCLIIAVGKTIMMFKRKWVNQFESFIEGDQVK, from the coding sequence GTGAGTGCCTTTTATTTTATAGGTGTCTATTTATTAGGAATCGTCTTTGCAGGTGCATGGATTGATAAAGTGAGAAAACAAACGGCGCATATTCAGCAGATGAATGCATATCGATTGCTGCCACCTACGCTCACGGCGCCCGTGTTTTATTTGTTTTTGACTGTTGAATTAGCTTGTACGAGCTTATTGTTCGTGTGGAACATGTCTCTTGTACCTGCGATTGGTCTAACCGCGCTTTTATGTATTTATACTGGAGCGGTCACCTTCAATTTATTGAGAGGACATCGTAACATTTCATGCGGCTGTGGAGGTTTGCTTGAAAATGATCATCTTCACTGGGGAATTGTGATTCGTAATGTGTTGATGCTGGCTCTTGTGATTGGGTTGTTTTATGTACATCCCCATGTAGAAACAATTCCGTGGACTTTTCATATTATTTGTTTTCTCATTGCAGTGGCTGTCTGTTTGATTATAGCGGTGGGGAAAACAATCATGATGTTCAAAAGAAAATGGGTGAATCAATTTGAATCGTTTATAGAAGGAGACCAAGTGAAATGA
- a CDS encoding GNAT family N-acetyltransferase, whose translation MEDFIVKTFNRIATEDDLKAIVDIYNSTIASREVTADTEPVSVEDRRQWFLNHSEKRPLYVKTDEDGHIYGWLSFETFYGRPAYNGTVEMSIYLNQDYRGKGLGSLFLQEAIELAPSLGIRTLLAFIFGHNEASIRLFKKHGFETWGHLPRIAEMDGSRYDLDILGKEL comes from the coding sequence ATGGAGGACTTTATTGTGAAAACTTTCAACCGTATAGCAACAGAAGATGACCTCAAAGCAATCGTTGATATTTACAATTCGACCATTGCTTCAAGAGAAGTAACCGCCGATACAGAACCAGTTTCAGTTGAAGACCGCCGGCAATGGTTTTTGAATCATTCAGAGAAAAGACCTCTCTATGTGAAAACGGATGAGGATGGTCATATTTATGGCTGGCTCAGCTTTGAAACCTTTTATGGAAGACCTGCCTACAACGGAACCGTTGAAATGAGTATTTACTTAAACCAAGACTACCGAGGAAAAGGATTAGGGTCACTTTTTTTACAAGAGGCCATTGAGTTGGCACCTTCACTAGGCATTCGAACGTTACTCGCCTTTATTTTCGGGCACAACGAAGCCAGCATTCGATTATTTAAAAAGCACGGCTTTGAGACATGGGGTCACCTGCCACGCATCGCAGAGATGGACGGCAGCAGATACGATTTAGACATTCTAGGAAAAGAATTATAA
- a CDS encoding DUF5362 family protein — MQQTEKIIQSLHSITKWGKVGSIFLYISGGLAILIGFWLVLPAALGVFLIMMGIHVQKSVNAAEQLIQAPDTSYEELLEQYAKMMKMQTLFAISSIVAAILSFIAIILMLILGGLAFLQEIPSDIQQYEGEYEEELGDFY; from the coding sequence TTGCAACAAACTGAGAAAATCATTCAATCTCTTCATTCGATCACAAAGTGGGGAAAAGTTGGTAGTATATTTCTCTATATTTCAGGCGGCCTAGCTATTCTTATTGGCTTTTGGCTTGTTCTTCCTGCTGCACTTGGCGTCTTCCTCATTATGATGGGAATCCATGTACAAAAATCTGTAAACGCAGCTGAACAATTAATTCAAGCTCCTGATACTTCTTACGAAGAGTTATTGGAACAATATGCTAAGATGATGAAAATGCAGACGCTGTTTGCCATATCAAGTATTGTCGCAGCCATTCTCTCATTCATCGCCATTATCCTGATGCTGATATTAGGCGGTCTAGCATTTCTTCAAGAAATTCCTAGTGACATTCAGCAATATGAAGGTGAATACGAAGAAGAGCTTGGTGACTTTTATTAA
- a CDS encoding M23 family metallopeptidase, which yields MREEEKKRTSKITKVQQFFRKRWVFPAIYLVSAAVVLTAVLWYQAVSKDVKDQLSDGNQTGQEQRDDAVEVGKPIENVAMPVQNSDNVSVVKKFYEADADQKEKEAALVNYNNTYTLSKGIDLADKDGKVFDVTAALSGTVVQAKKDPVLGHVVEIEHEDGLSTVYQSLSQVSVKEGDEVKQNDVIGASGKNLYGAESGNHVHFEIRMEGLALNPLSFIDKPVSTIEKAAQEVTEEAKEPAQPKADEKTKEPAAEDKAKEPAGEKSDEKGKSSDQEKSSDSSKDSSQSEETKQS from the coding sequence ATGAGAGAGGAAGAAAAGAAACGTACTTCCAAAATCACAAAAGTTCAGCAATTTTTCCGTAAGCGCTGGGTATTCCCTGCAATTTACTTGGTCAGCGCAGCGGTCGTGTTAACAGCCGTTCTTTGGTATCAAGCTGTATCAAAAGATGTGAAAGACCAACTATCTGATGGAAATCAAACAGGGCAAGAACAGCGTGATGATGCCGTTGAAGTTGGAAAGCCAATTGAAAATGTTGCCATGCCAGTCCAGAATTCTGATAATGTTTCTGTCGTGAAAAAGTTCTATGAAGCAGATGCTGATCAAAAAGAAAAAGAAGCAGCACTTGTAAACTATAATAACACCTATACCTTGAGCAAAGGTATTGATCTTGCAGACAAAGATGGCAAAGTGTTTGATGTCACAGCTGCTCTTAGTGGAACAGTGGTTCAAGCGAAAAAAGATCCAGTTCTCGGTCATGTCGTTGAAATTGAACATGAAGATGGATTATCGACTGTTTACCAATCGTTGTCACAAGTGAGTGTTAAAGAAGGCGATGAAGTGAAGCAGAATGATGTCATCGGTGCTTCTGGTAAAAATCTTTATGGTGCTGAAAGCGGCAACCATGTGCATTTTGAAATTCGTATGGAAGGTTTAGCGCTTAATCCACTTAGCTTTATTGACAAGCCTGTTTCAACTATTGAAAAGGCCGCACAAGAAGTGACGGAAGAAGCAAAAGAACCTGCTCAGCCCAAAGCTGATGAAAAAACGAAGGAACCTGCTGCTGAAGATAAGGCCAAAGAGCCTGCTGGAGAAAAGTCTGATGAGAAGGGGAAATCCTCTGATCAAGAAAAGTCTTCTGATTCCTCTAA
- a CDS encoding ABC transporter ATP-binding protein, giving the protein MSTVNHCLYAISYTWKRSRSYLLLTLFIQVIVGFMPLASVWIIQTLINEIILFMTSSGDIQKVLWLFGLQMVIVVLGYGLQFILQLSQQKATNLIGLHLKGELLQKAIRLPYITFEHPSFYNESQRVMNSHQHVLSMVRSIFTIMSALITVVSLLIYMIGIHWGLAVILILCTLPVLWIELFFGGARYQLNRMLTANDRREMYVSDLVAQRDSLKEIRLYGIGDYLLQKWKGHYVKSADEKYKLLKRQVRWEMAGGLLMTFAYVCCGLFIVFLIFQKKLAAGTFVAVLQAVQNIQSGFQDLTRECSSLYETSLYIDEMRSFQKREEEIDEQTEEGASLRRIECIQSITLENLSFTYPNMKTPAIEHIHFHIDKGERIALVGDNGSGKTTLIKCLTGLYDPDKPNMQKVNGESISTIYKKSYHARMAVLFQDFMKYEFTVKENIGFGRIDEIDKGERISTAARQAGIEKRIHQMEERYDAQLGRFFEEGHELSGGQWQKLAMARTFFRESDFIILDEPTSALDPLSEISLIRKLFDHTQDQGVLFITHRMGAARLADRIIVMKDGAFVEEGNHEELMVLDGEYKRLYEAQSQLFQQKEMA; this is encoded by the coding sequence ATGAGTACAGTGAACCATTGTTTATATGCAATCTCTTATACTTGGAAAAGAAGTCGATCATATCTTCTGTTAACTCTATTCATCCAAGTGATCGTTGGCTTTATGCCTTTGGCTAGTGTCTGGATTATTCAAACATTGATTAATGAAATTATTTTATTTATGACTTCTTCTGGAGACATCCAAAAGGTTTTATGGTTATTTGGATTGCAAATGGTCATTGTGGTTTTAGGGTATGGGCTTCAATTCATTCTTCAGCTTAGTCAGCAGAAAGCGACAAATTTGATTGGTTTGCATTTGAAGGGTGAATTACTTCAAAAGGCGATCAGGCTTCCATATATTACATTTGAACACCCGTCTTTTTATAATGAAAGTCAACGTGTGATGAACAGTCATCAGCATGTTCTGAGTATGGTTAGAAGTATATTTACAATCATGAGCGCATTGATTACTGTTGTATCACTTCTCATTTATATGATTGGTATCCATTGGGGCTTGGCGGTTATTCTGATCTTATGTACTCTGCCTGTCTTATGGATTGAGCTTTTCTTTGGAGGCGCACGGTATCAATTAAACCGGATGTTAACGGCCAATGATCGAAGAGAAATGTATGTATCCGACCTTGTTGCACAGCGAGATTCATTGAAGGAAATCCGTTTATATGGAATTGGAGATTACCTTCTTCAAAAGTGGAAAGGTCATTATGTAAAAAGTGCAGATGAAAAATATAAATTACTAAAACGTCAGGTTCGCTGGGAGATGGCAGGCGGATTGCTTATGACATTTGCCTATGTGTGTTGTGGTCTTTTTATTGTCTTTCTTATCTTTCAAAAGAAATTAGCTGCGGGTACGTTTGTCGCTGTACTCCAAGCTGTGCAAAATATTCAAAGCGGTTTTCAAGATTTAACGAGGGAATGTTCTAGTTTATATGAAACGAGTCTCTATATTGATGAAATGAGATCTTTTCAAAAGAGAGAAGAAGAAATTGATGAGCAGACAGAGGAAGGGGCATCGCTTCGGAGGATTGAATGTATTCAGTCCATTACGCTTGAAAATCTCTCTTTTACCTATCCGAATATGAAAACGCCTGCTATTGAACATATACATTTTCATATCGATAAAGGTGAACGCATTGCATTGGTCGGGGATAACGGATCAGGTAAGACGACCTTGATTAAATGTTTGACCGGTTTATATGATCCAGACAAGCCGAATATGCAAAAGGTCAATGGTGAATCGATTTCGACCATTTATAAAAAATCATATCATGCGAGAATGGCTGTCCTTTTTCAAGATTTTATGAAATACGAATTCACTGTGAAAGAAAACATTGGGTTTGGCCGTATTGACGAAATAGATAAGGGAGAGCGCATAAGCACAGCTGCCCGGCAAGCAGGCATAGAGAAAAGAATTCATCAAATGGAAGAAAGATACGATGCGCAGCTTGGCCGTTTTTTTGAAGAAGGTCATGAACTGTCTGGCGGACAATGGCAAAAGCTTGCGATGGCGAGGACCTTTTTTAGAGAAAGTGATTTTATTATTTTAGATGAACCGACCTCTGCTCTCGATCCACTATCAGAGATTTCACTCATTCGAAAGCTTTTTGATCATACGCAGGATCAAGGGGTCTTATTTATCACACACCGTATGGGGGCGGCCCGCTTAGCAGACCGGATCATCGTGATGAAAGATGGTGCTTTCGTTGAAGAGGGGAACCATGAAGAGCTAATGGTGCTAGATGGAGAGTACAAAAGGCTTTACGAGGCACAATCCCAACTATTTCAACAAAAGGAGATGGCGTAA
- a CDS encoding thiol:disulfide interchange protein has product MTSILLLQLTLIVCSLLLTIGIMIYLKHEMDLIILPVHHVGQKLVHPLLEKPSPIQMNDLLQNNHKQQLLIFTDTACPHCIPSLEQFLETKKQRELDIPFSILLKNGKEEDQELYRDNQTNMRIISVDEQMTNIFQIEEFPYYIMVEEDETISYAAPFPDGLYSRLFEK; this is encoded by the coding sequence ATGACTTCAATCTTACTTTTACAGTTAACTCTTATTGTCTGCAGCCTTTTATTGACGATCGGAATCATGATCTATCTAAAACACGAGATGGACTTAATCATCTTACCAGTCCATCATGTTGGACAAAAACTTGTTCATCCGCTACTCGAAAAACCATCACCTATTCAAATGAATGATTTACTGCAAAACAATCACAAGCAACAGTTGCTTATATTCACTGACACAGCATGTCCGCATTGCATCCCATCGCTGGAACAATTCTTAGAAACGAAAAAGCAGCGTGAACTAGACATTCCTTTTAGTATTTTGCTAAAGAATGGGAAAGAAGAGGATCAAGAATTATATCGTGATAACCAAACCAACATGCGAATTATCTCAGTGGACGAACAAATGACTAACATATTCCAGATTGAAGAATTTCCATATTACATCATGGTAGAAGAAGATGAAACAATTTCATATGCAGCCCCTTTTCCAGATGGTCTTTATTCAAGGTTGTTTGAAAAATAA
- a CDS encoding TlpA family protein disulfide reductase, translated as MTDILLIIVLLIVIAQLAVVFLLARFIGKFMSKIKSFDGIELKEADIGDAAPLFRSYTHSGNKVILKEYLQNGRAVMLLFVNTTCMTCKSILSDMHQHISNDDTQFIFINGDEQGDDGLLLQLLPDHAVYVRSSQIMELYGVTVVPQAILIDEHGIILQRKAVQNVKQFEQLLHAS; from the coding sequence ATGACTGATATTCTACTAATTATTGTGTTACTCATTGTCATTGCTCAGCTGGCAGTTGTGTTTTTGCTTGCTCGCTTTATCGGGAAATTTATGAGTAAAATTAAATCCTTTGATGGGATTGAGTTAAAGGAAGCGGATATTGGTGATGCTGCGCCGTTATTTCGTAGCTATACACATTCAGGGAATAAGGTCATTTTAAAGGAGTATTTACAGAACGGAAGAGCCGTGATGCTGTTATTTGTAAATACCACTTGTATGACATGCAAAAGCATTTTGTCTGATATGCATCAGCACATCTCTAACGATGATACTCAATTCATTTTCATCAATGGCGATGAACAAGGAGATGATGGATTGCTCCTTCAATTGCTGCCAGATCATGCTGTGTATGTGCGCTCTTCGCAAATCATGGAGCTGTATGGGGTAACGGTTGTTCCGCAAGCGATTTTGATAGATGAACATGGTATCATCCTGCAAAGAAAAGCTGTTCAAAATGTGAAACAGTTTGAACAGCTGTTACACGCATCATAA